Below is a genomic region from Panthera tigris isolate Pti1 chromosome E1, P.tigris_Pti1_mat1.1, whole genome shotgun sequence.
gtctctcttctctcacattACAGGTGGGAACAGCGTGGGGTTAACAGGCAGCCTGATGAGCATACAATTCCTCCGGAACAGGGCTCTGCCAACTTTTGCCACAAAGGGCCAGGTAGTGCGAGCCAGTCTGTCACAGTTCCTACTGGACTCTCCCCTATTGTAAAAGTAGATTACTGATTAAAATCTGCCCCGGCCACTTGagtcactttgcttttctttgccgGATCCCGTAAgcctttatttatggacactgaaattggGATACTTTTCAAATGTCATAAAATATTcgtcttcttttgatttttaaaagccatttcaaATTGTTAAAAAGCCATTCTTAGCCTGCGGACTGTGCAACGGGCGGTGGGCGGGGTCTGGCCCGCAGGCTGTAGTTTGCAAGCCCTGCTACAGAAGAATTAACGCTACACGGCCCTTCTGGTGTGTGTTTGGGGCACGGAGCGCGCAGATCCTCTCTGCCGACTGTATCTGACTTAACGTTTCTGAGGGCTGGGTAGACGTGGTGGGATTCTGGAAGGCAGAAGAGTGTAAATTATGACATTCCGCGTGGCCCTAAGTGTCTAACTGCTAAGCCCTGCTTCCCGATGTTCCTTGTAACAAAAATCCAGCATCTGAAACCAGACACGTGTGGCTGTGGAGCTCGAGTGCTGTGTTAGCTGGGGCTCTGGAAATAACCCCTCCTTATTTTGAACACCTTGCCTAGTCAGATGGTCTCTGCTTTCTCCCAAAGAAGATCCCAGGGCTCAGAGATCCAAGCTGGAATTCAGCCTTTATTGGTAAGTTTTATTGGTAAACAGGACCTCATCACTCCCTCTTCCCTACAGCTCTCTACAAAAGTCCtaaacattccccccccccccttggagGGGGGTGATGGGAAggacattctttcctttcttcttcagggTCATGGGGCCCCTGGGGCGTGGCCAGGAATCCAAGCAATTTCTGTGCAAGGtgcaaggaaaaaagaagttttcAAAGAGCTTTTATTTCAAACCACAGTCAGGTTctacccagttaaaaaaaaatgctcctcGGGCATCTTGGAAACCAAGGAGGGAACGTTCAGTTCACTGGAAAGGGTGTATCTTGTTCAGGAGAAGGTGGGAGTGGTTGGCTACTGGCTCTGGCGGACGCCCAGAATTGGTATATGAGCACAGGGCGTCCCTGCAGGGCTAACAGAGGACAACTGGACCCAGTTTATCAAAGCCAACTGGCTCAGTGGGGACAACTCTGACCTCCAGGGGAAGGTCTCCCTCACCAAACACCTGTGCACCTGCTCGCcttgcctgcccccctcccacctggGCAAGTCTGGATCAGGTCCACTTGCTGGATTCCCAGGGGGAGCCTGTCACAGCCCAAAgaagggctcagagagggaagcagCAGCGGCTGTCGTGGGGTAGGTGGCACCGGGGAGAGGTAAAGCTCCCGCCTCCTCTCTAGAACGTTCTGGGCCAGGCTCGGCTTCCTGAGGGTGGCCGGGGGCCCCGGAGGGCTAGTGCTCGGGCTCGGCGTCCATGCAGGACTCCCAGGGGTTCTGGGGCATTCGAGGCAGGGAGAAGAGCAGGAGGGCGAGGCCGCCGAGGAAGAGGAGGACGAAGGCGGCGCAGGCGCAGGCGAAGGACCAGGAGTAGTAGTAGTCGATCCAGACGGTGTGCTCGCTGTCGATCATGCGCTTCACCGACTGCCGCGTGACCTCCACCGACACGAAGAGGCACAGACCTGCGGGCCGAGCGCGGGGCCGTCAGGGCCCTCTGCCCAGACCGCCCCCTTCCCGGgcccgcccccgccggccgcgCCTCTTCCCTCGCTCGCTGTGTTAGTAAAGGGCGTGGTCGCCGgtgcccccacccctgtgccaGACACGCGGGccgggcccccagccccagccgccCCCCGCCTCCCGCTACCTGCGAACGCATAGAACATGGACGCCGGCCTCAGCAGGTAATCCCGCTTCTTCCTGAAGGACAGAAGCGCGCAGATGGTCCCCATGATGATGAAGCCGAGGCTGAAGATGGCGATGGCGGCGGCCGAGATGCTGTACTCTGCGGGACAGGAGGGCAGGTGCGGCTCAGCGGTGGCCGGGGCGAGGGGGAGCGGGGGGTGCAGGGCCGCGCGTCCTTGCGCCCATTTCACTGCGGAGCACACTGAGGGTCCGAGCTGAAGCCCCTCTCCCGGAGTCAGGGGTGGGGCCGGGATGGCAACAGACCTGCCCTTCCCACGCCCCGCGTGGGGCCCtaaccccggggtgggggtggggggggcagaggccTGCGAAGCCCGCCGGAGCCGTGTGGCCGGAGAACTTTCTGGAACGGAAAGCTTCCTGCGAGCCACGGGCCAGAGGGCGGAGGGCGGTCTGTCCGGGGGCGCCAAGCGGCGCTGGGAGTGTGGCTTGTTGCAGGGCCGCGCGCGTGATCGTGTgcgtgtgggtgcgtgtgtgGCACGTGAGGATCTCTCAGAGCGAGCGTGCGAGCTCACACCCCGTACGGGGGTCCTTCGCACACGTGCCTATGTGCTTCCGGGAAGGCCCCACGCGGCGCACGTGCTCCTGAGCCCCcttcccctgcaccccccccccccccaccgcgtcCCTGCTCTCCTGATTCTCTGGGGGTGA
It encodes:
- the CACNG1 gene encoding voltage-dependent calcium channel gamma-1 subunit, with translation MSQTKAPKVRATLFCILVGVVLAMVAVVTDHWAVLSPEVEHHNATCEAAHFGLWRICIKRIVTSDGKDKTCGPISLPGEKNCSYFRHFNPGETSEIFEVTTQKEYSISAAAIAIFSLGFIIMGTICALLSFRKKRDYLLRPASMFYAFAGLCLFVSVEVTRQSVKRMIDSEHTVWIDYYYSWSFACACAAFVLLFLGGLALLLFSLPRMPQNPWESCMDAEPEH